In Lepus europaeus isolate LE1 chromosome 8, mLepTim1.pri, whole genome shotgun sequence, a single genomic region encodes these proteins:
- the LOC133765750 gene encoding jun dimerization protein 2-like, producing the protein MISDPFVTTSSLPGQDPLTGRPGSALIVKELKCIGTIIVPLLEIKLGMPDAAVDISTEVTTKDLRKKEVVKKAEHEKDEVNLDKRPQPVKSKLDEQEERRKRRLEQNKAVWARRKERTETLQREFERLEFRNAVLKIQVRELEQERQQLILVLNRRRPTCIVRTDSVPTPWI; encoded by the coding sequence ATGATTTCAGACCCTTTTGTGACCACGAGCTCTCTGCCAGGGCAAGACCCCCTGACCGGACGGCCTGGCTCGGCTCTGATCGTAAAGGAGCTGAAATGCATTGGGACCATAATCGTGCCCTTGCTGGAGATAAAGCTGGGCATGCCTGACGCAGCCGTGGACATCAGCACCGAGGTCACCACCAAggacttaagaaagaaagaagtggtaAAGAAGGCGGAGCATGAGAAAGACGAGGTAAACCTGGACAAGAGGCCCCAACCTGTAAAAAGTAAGCTCGACGAACAGGAGGAGCGGAGGAAAAGGCGCTTGGAACAGAACAAGGCGGTGTGGGCCCGGAGGAAGGAGCGCACGGAGACCCTGCAGCGGGAGTTTGAGCGGCTGGAGTTCAGAAACGCGGTACTAAAGATACaggtcagggagctggagcaggagcggcaGCAGCTGATTCTCGTACTGAACCGGCGCCGCCCCACCTGCATTGTCCGCACCGACAGCGTCCCTACCCCTTGGATCTAA